Within Nematostella vectensis chromosome 1, jaNemVect1.1, whole genome shotgun sequence, the genomic segment ACCCCCACACACCAGAAGCCTGTGCCAAGAAAAATATGAACTCTAGTATCTAAAATGCCCCTAAGAAATCCGAGGAGAGTAGCTTACGAAAGGTTTATtaacagaatttttttttcaaacctaAGAACACGAAGCATTCTATATTACTTTCATTTTAATGTAGCTTGCTTTTGGACTACTGGGCACAACAATATTATATGCACGTGCGTGACTGGCAAGAAGTACTAAGGCGAAGGCAGCAATGTAAACCTAGGTTTTAGTGTGCTGCACATGACAACGGCATCACTGCAATTATATAGAAACACACCTATTTCCAAGAGACACAAGCGTGAAAAAAGACCCCGCGAGCTGTGCGTAACCGATAAGACATTTGCGTTTGGAGGGCCTTTCAAAGGCCTGGGACAAGCCTGGGAATCTGggtattgcctccccattaatgttGTTTGTTAACAACAATCCtacatattttattcaattttataaaggatcattttttttattttttacttaaatACTGTATGAGATACATGGACCAGTTTAAGATATTCACATCTTCCCTCCCTAGTCACTTGCGTTTGGGTGTCCTGTGGTAATAAACCGCGAGCCGGATAAGAGTCAAgcatgtgacgtcacaggtctACCACAGGAATCCTTATCAGAACGCTATTAGGTAAAGCTGCCCCTTTGTGTATTTACGCCACGCCCAGAAAAAGTAAGACACGAGTTTAAAAATTCAACTAAGTACATTTACATTATTAATTGTTCTTGGTAGATTCAAGAACCCTACAGAAAAAGGAGATCGACCAAACCAGGTAGTTTACCTCAATCCTTTTATCGAGCAACATACGAATTTGAAATAACTACACTTCTAAGTCCATATTATCCACTAGCAACCTATGTACATTTTCAAGAAGTAACCCCTGACCTCTCTGAACttctcttgaaaaaaaaatcccttgtTGAATTGTGACAACTTCGGCTTTTCCACAGTATGAGGAGATGCTGGTGCCGATAGAGCAGAGCGTTGATATTCATCCACTCGCCGACATGATGAACGTGCATATTATCGTCTATGTGAATCGGTGGAGTTCTCACCTTCGCAGACCTATGACCAGACAGGTCTACGATTATATATTATCGTCTATCAAATGGGTGGAGCTTTCATCTTATTGTGATCAACATGACTAGGATTGTCATGGTCAGCACTGTTGTCCTATAGCCACGCGCAGTACTCGAGGCTCTACTCGTCCCAGTCTTTGTCGTCCGTCTCTTATTTTCACCGGGGACCAAGTTAGAGACCACCGGGTCTTTGGCGTTCTTGCAGAAGGGATTAAAGTCCCCATAGACAAACTCAACTTGCTGTTTCAAGTCGTCCGTGAGAGAGCAGTGATTCAAGGTCATGTTACGAGCGCATTCCTTCACCATGCTGTACTCCCTGCGAATAGAGAGCcctgtcagccacacctttgttactCATCCGATATGGAAACAGTTGCTTTAAgaaaatcagccgatggaaatggatgctttctctgCTCGTTGCTTGTTACAAAGTGAATATTAACGCTGAAAGGCTCTATGGCATTCTCGCATCCTTTCCGTTGCTTACGGGAAATCTTACACAAGCTGAATTGTCggttttaatatttaaaaaatcgaAAACTTGCGAAAATGtctgcccccccccaaaaaaattaataaaataaacaatgacAAATCAAGAAGattttgcgtttttttttcgatgaCTTTTGGGCACAAAAATGTCCTCGTTTGGAGTGTGAATTTAAACCGTGCAAACTAAAATAATGAATTAAGTACTCACCAGCAAAGATTAGGATCAGCTTTATTTGCGCGGTACTTGGCAATAAACCCCGAGTTACACTTTCCTTGCAAGGTCTCGAAGTACTCCTTAGAGCACCGTCCGgcatctagggggagggtctCGAGGTAGCCTCCCTCACAGTATTGGTTTTGTATCGCTTGGCCATTAAGGCTCCTTTCCACGTCACTGTCTAGCTGTTTTGTATCTCGAGTCCCGCGAAGACACCGCTTGACAGTCTTCTTGATACAGGTTAGGAGAACTTTGTTGACCGTGCTCCTACAAAATATCATAACTATAATGTCAATAACACATGCATTGACAATACAGTGGTTAACCTCTATTAGGTGGTCACCCTTTGAGCGACCACTACACAGGTAACAAAATATTAGTTTTCCACTAAAATGCTGTAATTTAGATGCCTCAGGTACAGAAGAAAGGGTATTACAACTTTAACATACTTTGcggcggcgtagccaggattttcaGTTGTAGTGGGCCCAAAAATCCCTTTAAAGGCATGTTTTCCTTTATATCTcgtacatttactgtattttgctGCTTAAAGGGAGGGAGGGCGGGCCCCATGGGTACGCCGCTGCTCTGCAATACATGCTGAACGTTTAACAAGCTAATATTGTATCCTGGGAGCCATAGACTTTTCGCTCTCAGGCTTCAGATGAAAATCAGAGTGGTACACGCTGCCGCTCGCTCTCCAGTCGGCATTCACTCGTGGCACATTCGGTTTTTCGGTGCTGTGAGAATACCCTGCGCCCACATAACTTTTATAGATAAAAAACGTAACTCCATTCTTCATTTGTTCATACCTGCAATGGCGTCCGCTGCTCTGCTGTATTGCGTGAACAAATAACGCAATACATCCACGAGACTTGATCACGTAACTCTTCTGTGTGCATCGCCCAAACGCTCCACCGCCAACTGCGAATCCATACGAACACAACATTAGAACTCCTACAACTTGTTACTGGACAACATTAGAACTATTCTACAACTTGTTACTGGACAACATTAGAACTATTCTACAACTTGTTACTGGACAAATATGAACACAACATTAGAACTATTCTACAACTTGTTACTGGACAAATATGAACACAACATTAGAACTATTCTACAACTTGTTACTGGACAAATATGAACACAACATTAGAACTATTCTACAACTTGTTACTGGACAAATATGGCCAGGGACGCAGAGGAGCCCATCTTCGGGGATGCCGGGTTGTGACATAAGAGCATTTTCTAAGGCAACTAGGTCAAAGGTTTGAAAAAATATCAGAACGAAAGGCCTTTGAAAGAAATTCATCAGAATCCAGAAGTCAGATTGAAATAGTCCAGCagcatcccccctcccccccccccctgatacGGTCCCGGTAAGTGTTAGGCTTAGCAACCAAGAACTTTTGTATATTGAGCATATACTGCACGTGTTTTCCCGTAGTATTTATAAATGCTCTTGTACCTTTGTGTGAGCCTGGGTCCTGTCTATCGGGGCAGTACGGGTTGTACTTGTGTTTGTAGTCTGCTATCATCGCCTGTTGCCATCGTGAGGTGTTGCAATTGCTTTCAACCGCCTGCAGCATGCACCGCTTCGCTTCAAAAAACCGCCTATAACAGAGTACGAACACGGATGTGACGAGTTTCTCCACTAAAGGACAGCTAAGAATAGTATGGCCGGAAACTCAATCGTTTCAACTGAAATTCCGCGTACCATCCCTTAGTTTTACTTCTCCCTGAAACTACCAGATAAATCTAAAAAATAAACGCTTGCATATGCTGCATATGAACACTTAGATCTTCGCCATACACTCCAACtcacttgcaattcttgaagctTCCTCTGTTCTTCCTGTACTTCTTCAGGAAGTTTCCACTGCATTTCCTGGTCTTCTTGAAGAACTTTTCACTACAGTCTTTCTGAGCTATTTGGCGGTGGTTAGCCAAGGTCATGAGAAGCCCGTCCTCGCAGTAGAAGTTCTTGTCGGCCTTGTAGACATGTGCCAGGAACTTTATTGCCTGGGTGCTTTCATTTCGGGCATTTCGAAGACAATTCTTTACTTTTTCGTTAATGCAACTGACAGCCGCATTGTATGTTAAACTGGGAAGAGGAAATATCAACATTAGCGTGTACAAAGCAAGAAATATATAAGATGGactgataaaaaaataggatTTCTTTATTGAAAAAGCCCTTGTTCTGTCTTGCGCTACTAGAAGACGCACCTAAACAACTTTGCAAGTGTGCTCAAAGATTTTTCTATTCCTGCGCACTCATACTTTGTAATCGCAAACAGATTCCATCTTGTTTGGACATGTGCACATGGGAAAGTCTGCAATAGCgcacacaaaaaaatgtgttCAATTGTGCTTTGCGCACCTAAATTCTAGAGACGCACAAATTCCCCTGAGATAAGACTTACCCACAATCACTATTACTGTCTATCTTGAATGTATCTACGAAGGAGTTAACACATGATCGTGCCTGGTTTTCGAACTCTTCCGTCGAGCATGAATAACTCGTGGTTGCCAAGGTTACAAGAACAACAAAGACGGCTACAACAAAACGACAAGCAGAGTATTAAGGCAGGCAAGTGTTTGCAAGCGTGACAAGTTCCCCAGGAGGCGAGATCAAAGTCAAGCTTGCAATAGCGAGAAGCATGACCGCTGCAAGTCGATCAGAATTTCTTGCTGCTAAGAGTGCTAAAGTAGAGTAATTCACGGCGTTCTGAACTCACACAAGTTCACACAAACCATCCCTCTTCCATCATCAAATAATCCTATCAATAAGCGATAACCTGTAAGCGATAATATTTAGGGGGAACCCCGATCTATTTGGTATGTTTTGTACGTAGTAGTGTTTTTGTTATGATTTTCCGGAAATAAAACCCGTGACCTAAGAATTGTCGTGAATGGTAATGTTACCACTAATGTAAACACAAATGTTTACTAAGAAATAGGGGATTTTTTTCCAAGGATGTTCTATATTTTTAGGAATGACTCACACAGAATTAGGATTGCAATCATTAATTAAATTCGCTGTATTACAAATTGTGTTAACAATTAAAGTGAAGAAAGTAAGTCAAATGTAGCGACCTTTCGAAGCGGACGTGACGCAACGATGTAGGTCTTTTTATAGATTTCTGGTTAGCGTGCCAGCACTGTAACATCTCTGCAACGGTTTCCCGTGACTAGGGCAGGAGGGACAGAGTTTGTTAGGCTCAATATTGATAATAAACCACGAATTTCCCTTTAATTTGGTTGAAATTGTGCCTTGTTTTGCGCTCTCCGTATTTACCCTGTCGATTTACGTGTCCGACtactataataaaaataagttaTTCCTATATAAGTTATTTTGTTTATCTATTTCGGGACTCACGCAAAAGCTTATTTTCAGAAAATATCATTGTATAAAGGAAAACATCAAActgtaaaaatatattatcCCGGACCTAGAATTATTTGTGAAAATTAGGGTATGCTCGCTAAGCGTCGAGGTGCTCGCTCAAGTTAGTGGGGTTTTTTTCTCCGTTGAAAATGCACTTTAGTacgtttatttttttgcatgaaAACGTTCTACTTGGAGAAAAGAGTAAAACAACCTTGGTTAGTTTAGGGAGGCAGCTAAATAAGCAGATTATTCTACTAgtaaaggaaatgaaattaaCGGCGTACTTGTTTAGTGGTAAAGGTATTGAGatatctttaattttttttaaatgttatacaaataaacaaaccatTAGCGCAATACAAACCGACAGTCCGTCTCCGAATTGGTCTCGTATGGTTAATATAAAGAAAACCACCTTAAAACTGTATATAAACCAAATCGTTTCGATATTCTCAATACTAAATCTATTGTATGCCCTCGAATCACTATAGGACTAGTTTGATTATTCACCTTTTTTCTAACTTTGCTATTAAATGGTAGTTTACGATCTTCGTTATTTGTGAACATTGCAGCCGTGTTCGCATTAGTGTAATATGAATTTGTTAGGAAGAAAAGCCTCAAAACAGATGGATTACACTAGCCCTATCCTATATCAACTAGAAGAATTTAGCAAAAGTTCACCAGAACTTGATAAACTCACCTAATATGTTCTTTGATTCCATAGTTATCATAGTTATCTTCATAAAGTCACTTCCTGCGCGCTTCACACTTGCACACGGGCTTCTTTTAAGACACGAAGCACTTGCTCTTCGATGCATTCAGTCTCCCGGGAAAACTAGGGAGGGGCTTCCCGGAactatttatttataatttctTACTCAGATACTCTACGCTTCCTTGAAAATTACGCAACTAATGTCAAAGCCACGAAAAGTTATTAACGCTTAGCATTTTGCAAACAAACATAGAAGAAATACCAACTTAAATAAAATGATAGGTAGTCGCTCAAGGTCTTGCTTGAGCTAAATGACCGGtagctttattatttttttttaaataacacGAGAAAATGTAACCTTGACGAACAAATGAccttttatttctatttagaTAGAGGAAACATTTATCGatgtttagatttttttttctctttgaaTTGTGTAATTGGCCCTCCAATACTAGTTATGATTTCTGAGAAACCTCTAAACAAGAAACAGGAATTCCGTTTCCAGTCATATGATATGGGAGACGCCTTTCCGGCAGGGTATATTTTTACACAGGATCATTCTACGTCACATCAGCGTCATGCAAATGCCGTGTAATCATTTAGAAGCCACACGTGCAAATGCGTGTGTTCTTGGCTTTGAGAAATTACaatagaataataataatcgatATAGAAGTGGTGTGTAAGGTCATGGATCCTGTAAGGCTTTTTCAGAATCGTTGGTAAGGGTTAATATTATGAATCGGTCAAGTGTATCGATTGCTTTGTAGAATAGCAGTTGTAAAATTCACTACGAAAGCTGACTTTGGTTGAGTTACTTGTCAAGTAAGCTAAGGTTTTAGCTTGACCGCACTTATGCACGGCGAAAGATACAGCTTAGGCTAAGTGCAAACGTCGTATTGTCCATGAGTCGTATTCAATGAAATGCCTGCAAATAAATCGAGCCGATTGTTTTATCGtcatttgcacgcatttgcataaaatacggctcatggataatacgacctttgaacttagcctaacaAAATAGACATCGCaaataatacgacgtttgaacttagccttacaAAATAGACATCGCaaataatacgacgtttgaacttagcctaacaAAATAGACATCGCAAATGGTGCTGTCACCGCAGGCCAAATCTACGTGATATAGTATTTGACCAGTTAAAATAAATGCTTGCAAAAACTACATGTGCCCGCGTATCCAGAAAAAGAATCATTCGCTATCTATCacagtaaaatattttttactcaGCTGATAACCTTCTAAAGAGTCTTTTATCTAATCATGTCTGATAAGTTTAGCAATCTCGGTTATACGAGCAGCTAagtaataatattataatacatGTTACAGTAACTTTTCCAAAATTTTTGAGATAAGAACCTTACACCTTgctattatattatataagatTATAAGTAATTATTAAAATACTCGGAAAAGTTGATTTCCAATTAACATAGCCTGCATAGAGAGAATGACTAAACCTGCTATCAAAGACAACAGCCGTTTTCTGTATTCGACGTTCGGTGAACGTTTGGCTCGTGTCGATAGATTTGTAAACAGAAAGCGCGCCCCCGCAAATAAATCTGCTTTCTTCATTCCCCCCACAGGACAAATACTTTAgtgagtttcttttttttaaccgCCATCGTCAAGTTTGGTTAGATCTTGAAAAGTATATCGACAGCTTTTTCCCGGCATCGCAAAATGTGCTGAATCGGCTATAGTCACCAAAATTCACTTCACTCCAGATTTCTCAAGATTCCTGGCAAATCCTAGACATTTCGAGTCATGATATTTCGAATTCTAAATCTTAATTTGTAGTAAAGTCTGATAAACTCGCTCGTGACATTTATTTTAAGATGTTAGCGGCTTTATGGTTGGTTATAAAAATttcggaaacaaaatataaatctaTATAGATATAAATCTCACTTACCGATTAAAATGGAGTTTGTCAAACTCCTCATGGGATACATTGTCAACAGCAATGTGGATTAGTCTATTTCTCTCCTTGAACTCGGTGAACTCGGTTAGCTTTATTGATCTAATAGGGTTTTCCCTTCGCGTGTGTGATATTGTTAAACAATAAGTGTTTGTAAAAGTTTGGGGTTTCCCCTTGATCACGTTTGAAGTTTCTACTTAATTAATGACGTCACGGGAAAAGTTTTTCAAAGTAAgcaaaaatcatttttaacaGGCCTAGAGAGAATTTTAAGTGTTGGATATAACAAAAGTATAAAATGATAATTCTAATGAAGCCGCCGAAACAACAGTTTAGAAGGAAATGTCGAACTTTGGTTTATTTTGTATATGATATCAGACAGCTTTGTATTATTAACAATTTAGCGTTTAAACATCACGATATTTAGATATTTATTAATAGTGTATGAAAAAACTGGTTACGCGAACATTTACTTTCACTTACTTATGCCTTGCCCAGTCGCTCGTGTAAATATTCAAATTCCCGTAGTACGGTGGTTACTCTGGAAACTAGAGGCTTGAGTTTTTTCGAGCGAAGCGAGAGAAATTTGCCGACGAGGAGCGAAGGGACGAGTTCCAAATATATGCTAACCGAAAGAGAATTCCCGCCTCTAGTTCCCAGGGCACTCTCCAAACCGCGCTATATTACCGAGCTAAATGCCTTACGATGAAAACCGCCGCTCTCTAAGGCCAAGTAagaccccgtccccacgtatccgttttcgtttgaaaacgcaacatttttgttacggatacgggtatcgtccacacgtaAACGCGAAACAATAACCGAAAACGGaacgatttgaaaacgatctccagagtggaacaatttgaaaacgataacCTATCGGCGCGGTGGGGACgacgaaaacggaacctttcgaaaacgatggcgtgatTCAATTTGCGCGCGCGatgtaaacaagaaaaaatactgggttacgcatgcgctgtagagcttgttatcgttttcgtatcgttttcgtggggacgggtcgtatCGAAATAaaaacgcttcgtgtggacgcggatctttttgaaaacggaacaaaaaggttgcgttttcaaacgaaaacggacaGGGTCTAAGGCCTCGTTCCAACGTCGCTTTATGCATGAGCAGTATTTAGTACAAATGCATTCAAATAAATCaggtcgattgtttcatcttgaTTTGCATCTATTTGCAATTtcatacggctcatggatagaACACGACATGGATAGAACACGACATGGATAGAATACGACAAGCACATCAGCTCGTTTTTCTCAGCAGTaaccttttcttttctttatcaCTAAAGGATTTCTAGATGCATCAATAAGATTTTCTGGTCGTTATAGACATATGCGTCACATATGCATGTGAAATCGTGTATTTGTGCTAGGAACTAGATCATATTAGATTAGAGCTGAAAAGTACGGCTCCTAAAAAattcagagcccccccccccttttgaaGGAACTTTTTTTTCGGAGACCCGGTgcatttaatgaacactcccttagaATATTACTCCTGTTAGTTTCACTAAGATTCATCTTCGCTGTCCATTTTGTAAGTAGTTAACCTAATCCCTGGTACGAGTACTAGTACCTGTGAGGTCTACAGTTCcgatccacaggaaacccactAAAATGCTAGGGGCTAGGCATGGGTTTTCTGTAAGGCGGGTCTAAGTATCTTGGTAGACCCGTGGTGTCCATTGTTATGAAGCAGCACCGGAGCTTGCTGCAATTCCGGGTTATGTTACATCCACAGTTGCACAGGCGGCTACGCCAAGCTACACGCAGGTATGAGGCTGGagaaaaaactaaaacaaacaaacaattgATTTAATAAAAGACCtaatttccaagatggcgtgTTGGGACTAGTGCTCAATCTGCCTGTCAGTGTTTCTGTGGaaatatcagtcaatcttgttttaaaaactcgTTTTTCTAGTTCGCTCGGTCatttctgtggagtttcagcTGCGGCCAAAACTTCCACAATCTTGATCTTTGGTCATACATAAGTTAGGGAACCATTACGCTGTGATTTGAGCCTTGTCAAAACAAGATGTGAAAAATACAACTTGCGTCCCTTTTCTATaactctgtttgctattaggctCGTAGCTAGGATTGGCTgacggggggaggggtgcgcctTCACCCTGCGCGCACCCTGCTCTGTACGCACCTGGCtatttatgttatttttactCGATCCTTGTTCAAATACGCCTGGCTATTTATGTTATTTTAACTCGATCCTTGTTCAAATACGCCTGGCTATTTATGTTATTTTAACTCGATACGATACTAACTTTTTGTGAGGGTTTGTTTTCCTTGTGAGGTGTGATGCGATATACAGACTTGCCTTCCCTTTGCCTATTTTGTGCGATCGTAAACAAGACTTAGGGCTATCACAGACCTATGAAATGTAAGTGTGTGTGTTAATGTTAGGGCAGGGGAATTAGAAACTATACATCATTTATCGAAATACTGCACGTGACCTATAGGTTACTTCGCAGCTCCTCCCTCCTGACCCGTGAGAAACATCCGAGCTTGAGTCTCCCTCACCTTTTCCGCTTCTCTTCGTTCAAATATCCTATAACTGAAGTCCTTCGACTTTTGGAAGCTTCTTATATGACTGAGTACCTCGCACGTTTTCTTGTCCTCTTTGGCTTTCCCGCCATAATTGTATGCGATGCATTGTCTATGGCGCAAGCACAAGTCTGCGCACTGCAGCTCCGTAAAAACAGACTCTAGAAAGTCGACTTCCCCAATCAGCTTAAAGTCTTTTATAAGTGTCTCCTCTGGCGGGATTTGTGGAAAGCTACAATTGGTAATCCTCCATCGGGGCTTGGATATTCTTGACTCTACGATACACCGTTCACCCTTGTTCGCGTTAGGAAAATAGCAGCACCCAGGCGTTTGGATGCAGACGAGCCTGTCTTGGTATCCCTTTCCTTCGCACATGTTGTACTCATCTATAGCTAGCTGTGAGCACACTAGGGCGAGATAAAACCTCGTTATTATGGCCACTGTATTCTTCTATGGCTAGGCGCGAGTACAAGATTATACTCTGTACTGTCTTTTTCTACGGCTAGGTATGAGACCTCAAACACATTAAAGGAAAACCGGAGCGAGGGTCTGTAGAAATAGGATGGGAGTAACGCAATGACACATAAATAACGCAATAGCACAAAAATAACGCAATAGCATAGCATACATAACGCAATAGTACATCTATTCAACAATTAGACTAcaagttcgagttttctatgactcaatagatagtcaacgaggCGCGTAGCGCCtatttgactcatagaaaacgagaacgtgtagtctaattgtttcagtataaatccactcacatacttttaataatatttcatGTTGTTCTTGTAAAAAAACGCCGGATTTTTCGCTACTCGCTATCTATCAAATTGCAGgattcgtgatagtatgtgagtagatttatactaaaactcAAAAGCACATCCATAACGCAATAGTACATAAATAAAGCAATAGAAGATAAAAAACGCAATAGCACAGCCATAACACAATAGAACATGTTGTGAGATGATGTGGAGACACGGCATGTTGTGAGACCATGTGGAGACACGGCATGTTGTAAGATGATGTTGAGACACGGCATGTTGTAAGACCATGTGGAGACACGGCATGTTGTAAGACCATGTGGAGACACGGCATGTTGTGAGACCACGGTATGTTGTAAGACCATGTGGAGACACGGCATAATGTAAGATGATGTGGAGACACGTCATGTTGTAAGACCATGTGGAGACACGGCATGTTGGAAGACCATGTGGAGACACGGCATGTTGTGAGATGATGTGGAGACACGGCATGTTGTAAGATGATGTGGAGACACGGCATGTTGTAAGACCATGTGGAGACACGGCATGTTGTGAGATGATGTGGAGACACGGCATGTTGTAAGACCATGTGGAGACACGGCATGTTGTAAGACCATGTGGAGACACGGCATGTTGTAAGATGATGTGGAGACACGGCGTGTTGTAAGACAATGTGGAGACACGGCATGTTGTAAGACCATGTGGAGACACGGCATGTTGTAAGACAATGTGGAGACACGGCATGTTGTGAGACCATGTGAAACACGGCATGTTGTAAGATGATGTGGAGAC encodes:
- the LOC5518251 gene encoding uncharacterized protein LOC5518251 isoform X3, whose amino-acid sequence is MVCVNLSVFVVLVTLATTSYSCSTEEFENQARSCVNSFVDTFKIDSNSDCGLTYNAAVSCINEKVKNCLRNARNESTQAIKFLAHVYKADKNFYCEDGLLMTLANHRQIAQKDCSEKFFKKTRKCSGNFLKKYRKNRGSFKNCKRFFEAKRCMLQAVESNCNTSRWQQAMIADYKHKYNPYCPDRQDPGSHKVGGGAFGRCTQKSYVIKSRGCIALFVHAIQQSSGRHCRSTVNKVLLTCIKKTVKRCLRGTRDTKQLDSDVERSLNGQAIQNQYCEGGYLETLPLDAGRCSKEYFETLQGKCNSGFIAKYRANKADPNLCWEYSMVKECARNMTLNHCSLTDDLKQQVEFVYGDFNPFCKNAKDPVVSNLVPGENKRRTTKTGTSRASSTARGYRTTVLTMTILVMLITIR
- the LOC5518251 gene encoding uncharacterized protein LOC5518251 isoform X1; translation: MHRRASASCLKRSPCASVKRAGSDFMKITMITMESKNILAVFVVLVTLATTSYSCSTEEFENQARSCVNSFVDTFKIDSNSDCGLTYNAAVSCINEKVKNCLRNARNESTQAIKFLAHVYKADKNFYCEDGLLMTLANHRQIAQKDCSEKFFKKTRKCSGNFLKKYRKNRGSFKNCKRFFEAKRCMLQAVESNCNTSRWQQAMIADYKHKYNPYCPDRQDPGSHKVGGGAFGRCTQKSYVIKSRGCIALFVHAIQQSSGRHCRSTVNKVLLTCIKKTVKRCLRGTRDTKQLDSDVERSLNGQAIQNQYCEGGYLETLPLDAGRCSKEYFETLQGKCNSGFIAKYRANKADPNLCWEYSMVKECARNMTLNHCSLTDDLKQQVEFVYGDFNPFCKNAKDPVVSNLVPGENKRRTTKTGTSRASSTARGYRTTVLTMTILVMLITIR
- the LOC5518251 gene encoding uncharacterized protein LOC5518251 isoform X2; this translates as MYPMRSLTNSILIAVFVVLVTLATTSYSCSTEEFENQARSCVNSFVDTFKIDSNSDCGLTYNAAVSCINEKVKNCLRNARNESTQAIKFLAHVYKADKNFYCEDGLLMTLANHRQIAQKDCSEKFFKKTRKCSGNFLKKYRKNRGSFKNCKRFFEAKRCMLQAVESNCNTSRWQQAMIADYKHKYNPYCPDRQDPGSHKVGGGAFGRCTQKSYVIKSRGCIALFVHAIQQSSGRHCRSTVNKVLLTCIKKTVKRCLRGTRDTKQLDSDVERSLNGQAIQNQYCEGGYLETLPLDAGRCSKEYFETLQGKCNSGFIAKYRANKADPNLCWEYSMVKECARNMTLNHCSLTDDLKQQVEFVYGDFNPFCKNAKDPVVSNLVPGENKRRTTKTGTSRASSTARGYRTTVLTMTILVMLITIR
- the LOC116601976 gene encoding uncharacterized protein LOC116601976, coding for MMGDVILMALWFVGAYRLGLASVCSQLAIDEYNMCEGKGYQDRLVCIQTPGCCYFPNANKGERCIVESRISKPRWRITNCSFPQIPPEETLIKDFKLIGEVDFLESVFTELQCADLCLRHRQCIAYNYGGKAKEDKKTCEVLSHIRSFQKSKDFSYRIFERREAEKFFLQPHTCV